The following proteins are encoded in a genomic region of Microtus ochrogaster isolate Prairie Vole_2 chromosome 5, MicOch1.0, whole genome shotgun sequence:
- the LOC101991056 gene encoding olfactory receptor 150-like: MLQANLSRVTDFILAGLTDKPEFQLPLFLLFLGIYVVTVVGNLGMITLIQFSSHLHTPMYFFLSSLSFIDFCHSTVVTLKMLVNFVTVKNIISYPECMTQLYSFVVFVIAECHMLAAMAYDRYVAICNPLLYNVTMSYQVCSWMIFWVYSMGLIGATTHTVCMLRVHFCEANVINHYFCDLYPLLELSCSDTFINEVVVICFSVFNIFVPTLTILTSYIFIIASILRIKSTQGRSKAFSTCSSHISAVAVFFGSLAFMYLQPSSVSSMDQGKVSSVFYTSIVPMMNPVIYSLRNKDVKLALKKLYEEKFS, from the coding sequence ATGTTACAAGCAAATCTTTCCAGAGTGACTGACTTCATTCTTGCTGGGTTAACAGACAAACCAGAGTTCCAGctgcccctctttctcctctttctaggAATCTATGTGGTCACAGTGGTGGGGAATCTGGGCATGATCACCCTCATACAATTCAGTTCTCACttgcacacccccatgtacttcttcctcagcagtCTGTCTTTCATTGACTTCTGCCATTCTACTGTTGTTACCCTCAAAATGCTGGTGAACTTTGTAACAGTGAAGAACATCATCTCCTACCCTGAATGCATGACTCAGCTCTACTCCTTCGTTGTATTTGTTATTGCAGAGTGTCACATGTTGGCTGCAATGGCATATGACCGCTATGTTGCCATCTGTAATCCATTGCTTTACAATGTTACAATGTCCTATCAAGTCTGTTCATGGATGATATTTTGGGTGTATAGTATGGGTTTGATCGGTGCCACAACTCACACAGTCTGCATGCTAAGAGTGCATTTCTGTGAAGCCAATGTAATAAACCATTACTTCTGTGATCTTTATCCACTCCTGGAGCTCTCTTGTTCTGATACTTTTATTAATGAAGTAGTTGTCAtttgtttcagtgtttttaaCATCTTTGTTCCAACTCTGACTATCCTGACCTCTTACATCTTCATCATTGCTAGCATTCTTCGTATTAAATCCACACAAGGCAGGTCCaaagccttcagcacctgcagCTCACACATATCAGCTGTCGCTGTCTTCTTTGGTTCCCTTGCATTCATGTACTTACAGCCATCATCAGTCAGCTCCATGGACCAAGGGAAAGTATCCTCTGTCTTTTATACTAGTATTGTTCCCATGATGAACCCTGTGATCTACAGCCTGAGAAATAAGGATGTCAAACTTGCTCTAAAGAAGTTGTATGAAGAGAAATTCTCATGA